The Astatotilapia calliptera chromosome 2, fAstCal1.2, whole genome shotgun sequence genome includes a window with the following:
- the LOC113033906 gene encoding sodium/hydrogen exchanger 2-like isoform X4, translating into MALRVFSMDYHHVQAPFEIVLWIMLASLAKLGFHWSGRVPAVVPESCVLIMVGLLVGGVIYGVRHSAPPTLSADAFFLFLLPPIVLDAGYFLPGRLFFENLGTILWYAVLGTLWNVLGIGLSLYGVCLLAQSSLGDVSLLHCLLFGSLIAAVDPVAVLSVFQEMQVNEQLHILVFGESLLNDAVTVVLYKLFESFLRLPSVSGLDVLLGGCRVVVVGIGGLCVGLFFGLLAALTSRFTSRAQVIAPLFVFLYSYLSYLTSEMLHLSGIMAIVTCAATMKQYVEANVSERSKTSIQYFLKMWSSVSETLIFTFLGVSTIQDIHMWSWPFVCSTLLLCLIWRATGVLLLTAFVNKLRRNAVTFRDQFIIAYGGLRGAICFSLVFLIDDFPKKRLFITTTIVVILFTVFVQGMTIKPLVELLYVKRKKRALPTLSEEIHSRLIDHLVAGIEDVVGYWGQHYWKDKFEQFNKKYLRRFLIRNDRQASSSILRVYQELERREQRGVEEEAPPIVDPRSQGRSLLPEEMESIRRILSRNLQNFNNKQTPAYSRHTLHQDTSVDRTRKPLYRHQSLGERYSYNTITHFQGEDGGLSEPQRVRTGLSRSHTVCSISPRSTLLDSSDSAGPAQTRSMDPKAAREDLVSPKHQETVERAARKHLSFVLENEKQQ; encoded by the exons ATGGCTCTGAGGGTGTTCAGCATGGACTATCACCACGTACAGGCTCCCTTTGAGATCGTGCTGTGGATCATGCTGGCCTCACTGGCCAAGCTGG GTTTTCACTGGTCAGGTCGAGTCCCTGCAGTTGTCCCCGAAAGCTGCGTCCTCATCATGGTGGGCCTCCTGGTTGGAGGTGTGATCTATGGGGTGCGCCACTCTGCTCCACCGACTCTCAGCGCCGAtgctttcttcctctttctgctgCCACCCATCGTGTTAGATGCGGGATACTTCCTGCCAGGCAGGCTGTTCTTTGAAAACCTTGGTACAATCCTCTG GTATGCAGTGCTGGGGACCTTGTGGAACGTCCTGGGCATCGGCCTGTCTCTGTACGGTGTTTGCCTGCTGGCTCAGAGCTCACTAGGAGATGTCTCTCTGCTCCACTGCCTGCTGTTTGGCTCCCTGATCGCTGCTGTAGACCCAGTGGCGGTGCTTTCTGTTTTCCAAGAGATGCAAGTTAACGAACAGCTGCATATCCTGGTGTTCGGAGAGTCACTGCTCAATGACGCTGTCACTGTG GTGCTCTACAAGCTTTTTGAGTCCTTCCTCCGTCTGCCATCAGTGTCAGGGCTGGATGTTTTGCTGGGGGGCTGcagggtggtggtggtcggaATCGGGGGCTTGTGTGTAGGTCTCTTCTTCGGCCTGCTGGCAGCCCTCACCTCACGTTTTACCTCCAGGGCCCAAGTCATCGCCCCGCTCTTTGTCTTCCTCTATTCCTATTTGTCTTACCTTACCTCAGAGATGCTTCACCTCTCTGGGATCATGGC AATAGTGACCTGTGCTGCTACAATGAAACAGTACGTGGAAGCAAATGTGTCGGAGCGCAGCAAAACCAGCATCCAGTACTTTCTGAAGATGTGGAGTAGCGTGAGCGAGACCTTAATCTTCACCTTCCTGGGAGTGTCCACCATACAGGACATCCACATGTGGAGCTGGCCGTTTGTGTGCtctacactgctgctctgtctCATCTGGAGGGCCACGG GTGTGCTTTTGCTGACTGCGTTTGTGAACAAGCTCCGGAGGAACGCCGTGACCTTCCGAGACCAGTTCATCATCGCCTACGGTGGCCTGAGAGGGGCAATCTGTTTTTCCCTGGTCTTCCTGATTGATGACTTCCCAAAGAAACGACTCTTCATCACCACTACCATCGTGGTCATTCTCTTTACTGTCTTTGTACAG GGGATGACCATCAAGCCTCTGGTGGAGCTACTGtatgtgaagaggaagaagagagctcTGCCTACTCTCAGCGAGGAGATCCACAGCAGG CTCATAGATCACCTGGTGGCAGGTATAGAGGATGTGGTTGGCTACTGGGGGCAGCACTACTGGAAAGACAA gtttgAGCAGTTCAACAAGAAGTACCTTCGCCGTTTCCTCATCCGTAACGACCGCCAGGCTAGCTCCAGCATCCTCAGAGTTTACCAGGAGCTGGAGAGACGGGAGCAGAGGGGAGTCGAGGAGGAGGCCCCGCCGAT AGTGGATCCTCGCTCCCAAGGGCGATCTCTGCTACCGGAGGAGATGGAAAGCATCAGGCGCATCCTCTCAAGAAACCTCCAAAACTTCAACAACAAG CAGACACCAGCCTACAGCAGACACACCCTGCACCAGGACACATCGGTGGACAGAACAAGGAAGCCCCTTTACAGACACCAAAGTCTGGGAGAAAGATACTCATACAacacaatcacacactttcAG GGGGAGGATGGTGGGCTAAGTGAGCCACAGAGAGTGAGAACTGGACTTAGCAGATCTCACACAG TGTGCTCCATAAGCCCACGATCCACTCTCCTGGACTCCTCAGACTCAGCTGGCCCGGCTCAGACTAGATCAATGGATCCAAAAGCTGCTAGAGAAGACCTAGTCTCTCCAAAACATCAAGAAACCGTGGAGAGAGCCGCCAGGAAACACCTCAGCTTTGTTTTGGAGAATGAGAAGCAGCAATGA
- the LOC113033906 gene encoding sodium/hydrogen exchanger 2-like isoform X2 — translation MTALWTLSLLLSASLLGCLAVTSPDGSPLPHNLPPSLGTNSSDGSLSVDLPMALRVFSMDYHHVQAPFEIVLWIMLASLAKLGFHWSGRVPAVVPESCVLIMVGLLVGGVIYGVRHSAPPTLSADAFFLFLLPPIVLDAGYFLPGRLFFENLGTILWYAVLGTLWNVLGIGLSLYGVCLLAQSSLGDVSLLHCLLFGSLIAAVDPVAVLSVFQEMQVNEQLHILVFGESLLNDAVTVVLYKLFESFLRLPSVSGLDVLLGGCRVVVVGIGGLCVGLFFGLLAALTSRFTSRAQVIAPLFVFLYSYLSYLTSEMLHLSGIMAIVTCAATMKQYVEANVSERSKTSIQYFLKMWSSVSETLIFTFLGVSTIQDIHMWSWPFVCSTLLLCLIWRATGVLLLTAFVNKLRRNAVTFRDQFIIAYGGLRGAICFSLVFLIDDFPKKRLFITTTIVVILFTVFVQGMTIKPLVELLYVKRKKRALPTLSEEIHSRLIDHLVAGIEDVVGYWGQHYWKDKFEQFNKKYLRRFLIRNDRQASSSILRVYQELERREQRGVEEEAPPIVDPRSQGRSLLPEEMESIRRILSRNLQNFNNKTPAYSRHTLHQDTSVDRTRKPLYRHQSLGERYSYNTITHFQGEDGGLSEPQRVRTGLSRSHTVCSISPRSTLLDSSDSAGPAQTRSMDPKAAREDLVSPKHQETVERAARKHLSFVLENEKQQ, via the exons ATGACTGCTCTGTGgactctctctctgctgctctctgccAGTCTGCTGGGCTGTCTGGCTGTGACCTCTCCCGATGGGAGCCCTCTGCCCCACAATCTGCCTCCCTCGCTGGGCACCAACAGTAGCGATGGCAGCCTGTCTGTGGATCTACCCATGGCTCTGAGGGTGTTCAGCATGGACTATCACCACGTACAGGCTCCCTTTGAGATCGTGCTGTGGATCATGCTGGCCTCACTGGCCAAGCTGG GTTTTCACTGGTCAGGTCGAGTCCCTGCAGTTGTCCCCGAAAGCTGCGTCCTCATCATGGTGGGCCTCCTGGTTGGAGGTGTGATCTATGGGGTGCGCCACTCTGCTCCACCGACTCTCAGCGCCGAtgctttcttcctctttctgctgCCACCCATCGTGTTAGATGCGGGATACTTCCTGCCAGGCAGGCTGTTCTTTGAAAACCTTGGTACAATCCTCTG GTATGCAGTGCTGGGGACCTTGTGGAACGTCCTGGGCATCGGCCTGTCTCTGTACGGTGTTTGCCTGCTGGCTCAGAGCTCACTAGGAGATGTCTCTCTGCTCCACTGCCTGCTGTTTGGCTCCCTGATCGCTGCTGTAGACCCAGTGGCGGTGCTTTCTGTTTTCCAAGAGATGCAAGTTAACGAACAGCTGCATATCCTGGTGTTCGGAGAGTCACTGCTCAATGACGCTGTCACTGTG GTGCTCTACAAGCTTTTTGAGTCCTTCCTCCGTCTGCCATCAGTGTCAGGGCTGGATGTTTTGCTGGGGGGCTGcagggtggtggtggtcggaATCGGGGGCTTGTGTGTAGGTCTCTTCTTCGGCCTGCTGGCAGCCCTCACCTCACGTTTTACCTCCAGGGCCCAAGTCATCGCCCCGCTCTTTGTCTTCCTCTATTCCTATTTGTCTTACCTTACCTCAGAGATGCTTCACCTCTCTGGGATCATGGC AATAGTGACCTGTGCTGCTACAATGAAACAGTACGTGGAAGCAAATGTGTCGGAGCGCAGCAAAACCAGCATCCAGTACTTTCTGAAGATGTGGAGTAGCGTGAGCGAGACCTTAATCTTCACCTTCCTGGGAGTGTCCACCATACAGGACATCCACATGTGGAGCTGGCCGTTTGTGTGCtctacactgctgctctgtctCATCTGGAGGGCCACGG GTGTGCTTTTGCTGACTGCGTTTGTGAACAAGCTCCGGAGGAACGCCGTGACCTTCCGAGACCAGTTCATCATCGCCTACGGTGGCCTGAGAGGGGCAATCTGTTTTTCCCTGGTCTTCCTGATTGATGACTTCCCAAAGAAACGACTCTTCATCACCACTACCATCGTGGTCATTCTCTTTACTGTCTTTGTACAG GGGATGACCATCAAGCCTCTGGTGGAGCTACTGtatgtgaagaggaagaagagagctcTGCCTACTCTCAGCGAGGAGATCCACAGCAGG CTCATAGATCACCTGGTGGCAGGTATAGAGGATGTGGTTGGCTACTGGGGGCAGCACTACTGGAAAGACAA gtttgAGCAGTTCAACAAGAAGTACCTTCGCCGTTTCCTCATCCGTAACGACCGCCAGGCTAGCTCCAGCATCCTCAGAGTTTACCAGGAGCTGGAGAGACGGGAGCAGAGGGGAGTCGAGGAGGAGGCCCCGCCGAT AGTGGATCCTCGCTCCCAAGGGCGATCTCTGCTACCGGAGGAGATGGAAAGCATCAGGCGCATCCTCTCAAGAAACCTCCAAAACTTCAACAACAAG ACACCAGCCTACAGCAGACACACCCTGCACCAGGACACATCGGTGGACAGAACAAGGAAGCCCCTTTACAGACACCAAAGTCTGGGAGAAAGATACTCATACAacacaatcacacactttcAG GGGGAGGATGGTGGGCTAAGTGAGCCACAGAGAGTGAGAACTGGACTTAGCAGATCTCACACAG TGTGCTCCATAAGCCCACGATCCACTCTCCTGGACTCCTCAGACTCAGCTGGCCCGGCTCAGACTAGATCAATGGATCCAAAAGCTGCTAGAGAAGACCTAGTCTCTCCAAAACATCAAGAAACCGTGGAGAGAGCCGCCAGGAAACACCTCAGCTTTGTTTTGGAGAATGAGAAGCAGCAATGA
- the LOC113033906 gene encoding sodium/hydrogen exchanger 2-like isoform X3: MTALWTLSLLLSASLLGCLAVTSPDGSPLPHNLPPSLGTNSSDGSLSVDLPMALRVFSMDYHHVQAPFEIVLWIMLASLAKLGFHWSGRVPAVVPESCVLIMVGLLVGGVIYGVRHSAPPTLSADAFFLFLLPPIVLDAGYFLPGRLFFENLGTILWYAVLGTLWNVLGIGLSLYGVCLLAQSSLGDVSLLHCLLFGSLIAAVDPVAVLSVFQEMQVNEQLHILVFGESLLNDAVTVVLYKLFESFLRLPSVSGLDVLLGGCRVVVVGIGGLCVGLFFGLLAALTSRFTSRAQVIAPLFVFLYSYLSYLTSEMLHLSGIMAIVTCAATMKQYVEANVSERSKTSIQYFLKMWSSVSETLIFTFLGVSTIQDIHMWSWPFVCSTLLLCLIWRATGVLLLTAFVNKLRRNAVTFRDQFIIAYGGLRGAICFSLVFLIDDFPKKRLFITTTIVVILFTVFVQGMTIKPLVELLYVKRKKRALPTLSEEIHSRFNKKYLRRFLIRNDRQASSSILRVYQELERREQRGVEEEAPPIVDPRSQGRSLLPEEMESIRRILSRNLQNFNNKQTPAYSRHTLHQDTSVDRTRKPLYRHQSLGERYSYNTITHFQGEDGGLSEPQRVRTGLSRSHTVCSISPRSTLLDSSDSAGPAQTRSMDPKAAREDLVSPKHQETVERAARKHLSFVLENEKQQ; encoded by the exons ATGACTGCTCTGTGgactctctctctgctgctctctgccAGTCTGCTGGGCTGTCTGGCTGTGACCTCTCCCGATGGGAGCCCTCTGCCCCACAATCTGCCTCCCTCGCTGGGCACCAACAGTAGCGATGGCAGCCTGTCTGTGGATCTACCCATGGCTCTGAGGGTGTTCAGCATGGACTATCACCACGTACAGGCTCCCTTTGAGATCGTGCTGTGGATCATGCTGGCCTCACTGGCCAAGCTGG GTTTTCACTGGTCAGGTCGAGTCCCTGCAGTTGTCCCCGAAAGCTGCGTCCTCATCATGGTGGGCCTCCTGGTTGGAGGTGTGATCTATGGGGTGCGCCACTCTGCTCCACCGACTCTCAGCGCCGAtgctttcttcctctttctgctgCCACCCATCGTGTTAGATGCGGGATACTTCCTGCCAGGCAGGCTGTTCTTTGAAAACCTTGGTACAATCCTCTG GTATGCAGTGCTGGGGACCTTGTGGAACGTCCTGGGCATCGGCCTGTCTCTGTACGGTGTTTGCCTGCTGGCTCAGAGCTCACTAGGAGATGTCTCTCTGCTCCACTGCCTGCTGTTTGGCTCCCTGATCGCTGCTGTAGACCCAGTGGCGGTGCTTTCTGTTTTCCAAGAGATGCAAGTTAACGAACAGCTGCATATCCTGGTGTTCGGAGAGTCACTGCTCAATGACGCTGTCACTGTG GTGCTCTACAAGCTTTTTGAGTCCTTCCTCCGTCTGCCATCAGTGTCAGGGCTGGATGTTTTGCTGGGGGGCTGcagggtggtggtggtcggaATCGGGGGCTTGTGTGTAGGTCTCTTCTTCGGCCTGCTGGCAGCCCTCACCTCACGTTTTACCTCCAGGGCCCAAGTCATCGCCCCGCTCTTTGTCTTCCTCTATTCCTATTTGTCTTACCTTACCTCAGAGATGCTTCACCTCTCTGGGATCATGGC AATAGTGACCTGTGCTGCTACAATGAAACAGTACGTGGAAGCAAATGTGTCGGAGCGCAGCAAAACCAGCATCCAGTACTTTCTGAAGATGTGGAGTAGCGTGAGCGAGACCTTAATCTTCACCTTCCTGGGAGTGTCCACCATACAGGACATCCACATGTGGAGCTGGCCGTTTGTGTGCtctacactgctgctctgtctCATCTGGAGGGCCACGG GTGTGCTTTTGCTGACTGCGTTTGTGAACAAGCTCCGGAGGAACGCCGTGACCTTCCGAGACCAGTTCATCATCGCCTACGGTGGCCTGAGAGGGGCAATCTGTTTTTCCCTGGTCTTCCTGATTGATGACTTCCCAAAGAAACGACTCTTCATCACCACTACCATCGTGGTCATTCTCTTTACTGTCTTTGTACAG GGGATGACCATCAAGCCTCTGGTGGAGCTACTGtatgtgaagaggaagaagagagctcTGCCTACTCTCAGCGAGGAGATCCACAGCAGG TTCAACAAGAAGTACCTTCGCCGTTTCCTCATCCGTAACGACCGCCAGGCTAGCTCCAGCATCCTCAGAGTTTACCAGGAGCTGGAGAGACGGGAGCAGAGGGGAGTCGAGGAGGAGGCCCCGCCGAT AGTGGATCCTCGCTCCCAAGGGCGATCTCTGCTACCGGAGGAGATGGAAAGCATCAGGCGCATCCTCTCAAGAAACCTCCAAAACTTCAACAACAAG CAGACACCAGCCTACAGCAGACACACCCTGCACCAGGACACATCGGTGGACAGAACAAGGAAGCCCCTTTACAGACACCAAAGTCTGGGAGAAAGATACTCATACAacacaatcacacactttcAG GGGGAGGATGGTGGGCTAAGTGAGCCACAGAGAGTGAGAACTGGACTTAGCAGATCTCACACAG TGTGCTCCATAAGCCCACGATCCACTCTCCTGGACTCCTCAGACTCAGCTGGCCCGGCTCAGACTAGATCAATGGATCCAAAAGCTGCTAGAGAAGACCTAGTCTCTCCAAAACATCAAGAAACCGTGGAGAGAGCCGCCAGGAAACACCTCAGCTTTGTTTTGGAGAATGAGAAGCAGCAATGA
- the LOC113033906 gene encoding sodium/hydrogen exchanger 2-like isoform X1, translating to MTALWTLSLLLSASLLGCLAVTSPDGSPLPHNLPPSLGTNSSDGSLSVDLPMALRVFSMDYHHVQAPFEIVLWIMLASLAKLGFHWSGRVPAVVPESCVLIMVGLLVGGVIYGVRHSAPPTLSADAFFLFLLPPIVLDAGYFLPGRLFFENLGTILWYAVLGTLWNVLGIGLSLYGVCLLAQSSLGDVSLLHCLLFGSLIAAVDPVAVLSVFQEMQVNEQLHILVFGESLLNDAVTVVLYKLFESFLRLPSVSGLDVLLGGCRVVVVGIGGLCVGLFFGLLAALTSRFTSRAQVIAPLFVFLYSYLSYLTSEMLHLSGIMAIVTCAATMKQYVEANVSERSKTSIQYFLKMWSSVSETLIFTFLGVSTIQDIHMWSWPFVCSTLLLCLIWRATGVLLLTAFVNKLRRNAVTFRDQFIIAYGGLRGAICFSLVFLIDDFPKKRLFITTTIVVILFTVFVQGMTIKPLVELLYVKRKKRALPTLSEEIHSRLIDHLVAGIEDVVGYWGQHYWKDKFEQFNKKYLRRFLIRNDRQASSSILRVYQELERREQRGVEEEAPPIVDPRSQGRSLLPEEMESIRRILSRNLQNFNNKQTPAYSRHTLHQDTSVDRTRKPLYRHQSLGERYSYNTITHFQGEDGGLSEPQRVRTGLSRSHTVCSISPRSTLLDSSDSAGPAQTRSMDPKAAREDLVSPKHQETVERAARKHLSFVLENEKQQ from the exons ATGACTGCTCTGTGgactctctctctgctgctctctgccAGTCTGCTGGGCTGTCTGGCTGTGACCTCTCCCGATGGGAGCCCTCTGCCCCACAATCTGCCTCCCTCGCTGGGCACCAACAGTAGCGATGGCAGCCTGTCTGTGGATCTACCCATGGCTCTGAGGGTGTTCAGCATGGACTATCACCACGTACAGGCTCCCTTTGAGATCGTGCTGTGGATCATGCTGGCCTCACTGGCCAAGCTGG GTTTTCACTGGTCAGGTCGAGTCCCTGCAGTTGTCCCCGAAAGCTGCGTCCTCATCATGGTGGGCCTCCTGGTTGGAGGTGTGATCTATGGGGTGCGCCACTCTGCTCCACCGACTCTCAGCGCCGAtgctttcttcctctttctgctgCCACCCATCGTGTTAGATGCGGGATACTTCCTGCCAGGCAGGCTGTTCTTTGAAAACCTTGGTACAATCCTCTG GTATGCAGTGCTGGGGACCTTGTGGAACGTCCTGGGCATCGGCCTGTCTCTGTACGGTGTTTGCCTGCTGGCTCAGAGCTCACTAGGAGATGTCTCTCTGCTCCACTGCCTGCTGTTTGGCTCCCTGATCGCTGCTGTAGACCCAGTGGCGGTGCTTTCTGTTTTCCAAGAGATGCAAGTTAACGAACAGCTGCATATCCTGGTGTTCGGAGAGTCACTGCTCAATGACGCTGTCACTGTG GTGCTCTACAAGCTTTTTGAGTCCTTCCTCCGTCTGCCATCAGTGTCAGGGCTGGATGTTTTGCTGGGGGGCTGcagggtggtggtggtcggaATCGGGGGCTTGTGTGTAGGTCTCTTCTTCGGCCTGCTGGCAGCCCTCACCTCACGTTTTACCTCCAGGGCCCAAGTCATCGCCCCGCTCTTTGTCTTCCTCTATTCCTATTTGTCTTACCTTACCTCAGAGATGCTTCACCTCTCTGGGATCATGGC AATAGTGACCTGTGCTGCTACAATGAAACAGTACGTGGAAGCAAATGTGTCGGAGCGCAGCAAAACCAGCATCCAGTACTTTCTGAAGATGTGGAGTAGCGTGAGCGAGACCTTAATCTTCACCTTCCTGGGAGTGTCCACCATACAGGACATCCACATGTGGAGCTGGCCGTTTGTGTGCtctacactgctgctctgtctCATCTGGAGGGCCACGG GTGTGCTTTTGCTGACTGCGTTTGTGAACAAGCTCCGGAGGAACGCCGTGACCTTCCGAGACCAGTTCATCATCGCCTACGGTGGCCTGAGAGGGGCAATCTGTTTTTCCCTGGTCTTCCTGATTGATGACTTCCCAAAGAAACGACTCTTCATCACCACTACCATCGTGGTCATTCTCTTTACTGTCTTTGTACAG GGGATGACCATCAAGCCTCTGGTGGAGCTACTGtatgtgaagaggaagaagagagctcTGCCTACTCTCAGCGAGGAGATCCACAGCAGG CTCATAGATCACCTGGTGGCAGGTATAGAGGATGTGGTTGGCTACTGGGGGCAGCACTACTGGAAAGACAA gtttgAGCAGTTCAACAAGAAGTACCTTCGCCGTTTCCTCATCCGTAACGACCGCCAGGCTAGCTCCAGCATCCTCAGAGTTTACCAGGAGCTGGAGAGACGGGAGCAGAGGGGAGTCGAGGAGGAGGCCCCGCCGAT AGTGGATCCTCGCTCCCAAGGGCGATCTCTGCTACCGGAGGAGATGGAAAGCATCAGGCGCATCCTCTCAAGAAACCTCCAAAACTTCAACAACAAG CAGACACCAGCCTACAGCAGACACACCCTGCACCAGGACACATCGGTGGACAGAACAAGGAAGCCCCTTTACAGACACCAAAGTCTGGGAGAAAGATACTCATACAacacaatcacacactttcAG GGGGAGGATGGTGGGCTAAGTGAGCCACAGAGAGTGAGAACTGGACTTAGCAGATCTCACACAG TGTGCTCCATAAGCCCACGATCCACTCTCCTGGACTCCTCAGACTCAGCTGGCCCGGCTCAGACTAGATCAATGGATCCAAAAGCTGCTAGAGAAGACCTAGTCTCTCCAAAACATCAAGAAACCGTGGAGAGAGCCGCCAGGAAACACCTCAGCTTTGTTTTGGAGAATGAGAAGCAGCAATGA